In Solanum pennellii chromosome 3, SPENNV200, a single window of DNA contains:
- the LOC107015052 gene encoding dual specificity protein phosphatase PHS1 isoform X2, translated as MLSSLHHTEHNSSTEQSEDETNKALEVTVNSGGVVFFALFNELENDDASPKEAAAVIKISSSRMATQSERLGYEFAKWLGVQTPQARVIHNCSPEWLQIKEAAEKAKDAAISEGDEIVEMTCSELLEALELSRCLLLMNYIHGSPLLESSNAFDSREAGERTAAALGRVLMLDLVIRNEDRLPCRHLRWRGNPANLLLADKVSSVNMDALAAAFDSAIDRYRPRVIRALQKERRANSVDSRISTPNPGLISQSSDLSDITESPKSCNLSVSQTSNETTCMYFHVVAIDSGVPRRPPAGKRASDQENYPKLVELLINSPEYASKLLYEITGGKLGSSPEASDAMNNNQAADLASIGHEFRIGFRAALRDLQGFHIFLLTLHQKLDSVFRVFLGVINRASAGDLEKEDMVIPESPSQSAGFVGHCPSTPSKERVPSDTYLDSNESECQRTAPRPSSSGCRDSLDSMVSPNSRDSQGKCHKSSGEPLRSLRLTSKLRDFHKFAKVDAELNKELEQWTEMLKSDAIKMCQENNFNTGFFEGSDSNYVVDAYELKVRLEHILERISLIFDAANTEKPSAISGSLFIGGALAARSVHTLQHIGITHILCLCANETGQSDSQFPDLFEYKNFSICDDEDSNISALFEEAHTFIDHVEEKGGKVLVHCFEGRSRSATVVLAYLMLRKKFTLLKAWNTLRRVHRRAQPNDGFAKILLDLDRKLHGKVSMEWQQRKPIMKVCPICGKNAGLSSSSLKLHLQKAHKKLSSGSVDSAMNMEIQKALDALKISRGGSVSPTQRQSSMIEEFES; from the exons ATGCTGTCTTCTCTTCACCACACGGAGCACAATAGTAGTACTGAACAGTCCGAGGATGAAACTAATAAAGCATTAGAG GTGACTGTAAATTCTGGAGGTGTTGTGTTTTTTGCGCTATTTAACGAACTTGAAAACGATGATGCTTCTCCAAAGGAAGCTGCAGCTGTTATAAAGATATCCTCTTCAAGGATGGCAACACAATCAGAACGTCTTGGCTATGAATTTGCAAAGTGGCTAGGTGTCCAAACTCCACAA GCCAGGGTTATTCATAACTGTAGTCCAGAGTGGTTACAGATCAAGGAAGCTGCAGAAAAAGCAAAAGATGCAGCTATTTCAGAAGGTGACGAGATTGTGGAAATGACGTGTTCAGAACTTCTGGAAGCTCTTGAGCTAAGCCGGTGCCTTTTGCTAATGAA TTACATCCATGGGTCCCCTCTATTGGAGAGCTCAAATGCATTTGATTCACGAGAAGCAGGAGAAAGGACTGCAGCTGCCCTAGGTAGGGTTTTGATGTTGGATCTTGTCATAAGAAATGAAGATCGACTTCCATGTCGCCATCTGAGATGGCGCGGAAATCCTGCAAACTTATTGTTAGCTGATAAAGTGAGTTCTGTGAACATGGATGCATTAGCGGCAGCCTTTGATTCTGCAATTGATAGATATAGGCCGAGAGTGATTAGGGCACTTCAGAAAGAAAGAAGAGCTAATTCTGTAGATAGCAGAATAAGCACTCCTAACCCAGGATTAATATCACAGAGTTCTGACCTATCTGACATTACAGAATCTCCCAAATCCTGCAATCTGAGTGTAAGTCAAACTTCGAATGAGACAACATGTATGTATTTTCACGTTGTAGCTATAGACTCTGGGGTTCCCCGAAGACCACCTGCAGGAAAGCGTGCAAGTGATCAAGAAAATTATCCTAAGCTGGTTGAGCTCCTTATTAACAGTCCTGAGTATgcttcaaaattattatatgagatTACCGGAGGAAAATTAGGATCTTCTCCGGAGGCTTCTGATGCAATGAACAACAATCAGGCAGCTGACTTGGCTTCAATAGGGCATGAATTTCGGATTGGATTTAGAGCAGCTCTGCGTGACTTGCAGGGATTTCATATATTCCTTCTCACCCTTCATCAGAAACTAGATAGCGTCTTTCGAGTATTTCTTGGTGTTATCAACAGAGCTTCTGCTGGCGATCTTGAGAAAGAAGACATGGTAATTCCTGAGTCGCCATCACAATCTGCTGGTTTTGTAGGACATTGTCCTTCAACACCAAGCAAAGAACGGGTGCCAAGTGATACCTATTTGGATTCGAACGAATCTGAGTGTCAGAGAACAGCTCCTAGACCTTCATCCTCTGGATGCAGAGATAGTTTGGATTCTATGGTTTCTCCTAATTCACGTGATAGCCAAGGGAAGTGCCATAAGAGCAGTGGTGAACCACTTCGTAGTCTCCGCTTGACATCAAAACTCCGTGACTTTCACAAATTTGCTAAG GTAGATGCAGAATTAAATAAAGAATTGGAGCAATGGACTGAGATGCTTAAAAGTGATGCAATTAAAATGTGCCAGgaaaacaattttaatacaGGTTTCTTTGAAGGAAGTGATAGTAATTATGTGGTCGATGCTTATGAGCTGAAG GTCAGGCTTGAGCACATTCTGGAAAGGATATCATTGATTTTTGATGCAGCAAATACAGAAAAACCATCTGCAATCTCAGGCAGTCTGTTTATCGGTGGGGCACTTGCTGCTAGATCTGTACACACACTGCAACATATAGGAATCACACATATCTTATGTTTGTGTGCAAATGAAACTGGGCAGTCAGATTCCCAGTTTCCTGATTTGTTTGAATATAAAAACTTTTCT ATATGTGATGATGAAGATTCTAATATCAGTGCTCTCTTTGAAGAAGCACACACTTTTATTGACCATGTTGAAGAAAAGGGTGGGAAGGTTCTGGTTCATTGCTTTGAAGGGAGAAGCAGGAGTGCTACAGTAGTTCTCGCTTATTTAATGCTCAGGAA GAAGTTTACTTTGTTGAAGGCATGGAATACATTGAGACGAGTTCATCGCCGAGCCCAACCTAATGATGGCTTTGCAAAGATTCTTTTGGACCTAGATCGCAAGTTGCATGGTAAGGTTTCTATGGAATGGCAACAACGGAAGCCAATCATGAAGGTTTGCCCCATCTGTGGAAAGAACGCTGGCTTGAGCAGCAGTTCGCTTAAACTTCATCTGCAGAAAGCACACAAGAAACTATCATCTGGAAGTGTAGACAGTGCTATGAACATGGAAATACAGAAGGCATTAGATGCACTCAAAATTAGTCGAGGTGGAAGTGTCAGCCCTACTCAGAGACAATCTTCCATGATTGAAGAATTCGAATCCTGA
- the LOC107015052 gene encoding dual specificity protein phosphatase PHS1 isoform X1, producing MTNENQEDMYSLQREEEKDFDLGSDEPEAPLPLTVTSRVLYMLGDITAGPAYRFAQWLELVRKRSSKYRSSGFPRRADSMPLSAEELSLDQVDPLPSEPTTEVSLWERLGKAAVSDIESSTFSWNMLSSLHHTEHNSSTEQSEDETNKALEVTVNSGGVVFFALFNELENDDASPKEAAAVIKISSSRMATQSERLGYEFAKWLGVQTPQARVIHNCSPEWLQIKEAAEKAKDAAISEGDEIVEMTCSELLEALELSRCLLLMNYIHGSPLLESSNAFDSREAGERTAAALGRVLMLDLVIRNEDRLPCRHLRWRGNPANLLLADKVSSVNMDALAAAFDSAIDRYRPRVIRALQKERRANSVDSRISTPNPGLISQSSDLSDITESPKSCNLSVSQTSNETTCMYFHVVAIDSGVPRRPPAGKRASDQENYPKLVELLINSPEYASKLLYEITGGKLGSSPEASDAMNNNQAADLASIGHEFRIGFRAALRDLQGFHIFLLTLHQKLDSVFRVFLGVINRASAGDLEKEDMVIPESPSQSAGFVGHCPSTPSKERVPSDTYLDSNESECQRTAPRPSSSGCRDSLDSMVSPNSRDSQGKCHKSSGEPLRSLRLTSKLRDFHKFAKVDAELNKELEQWTEMLKSDAIKMCQENNFNTGFFEGSDSNYVVDAYELKVRLEHILERISLIFDAANTEKPSAISGSLFIGGALAARSVHTLQHIGITHILCLCANETGQSDSQFPDLFEYKNFSICDDEDSNISALFEEAHTFIDHVEEKGGKVLVHCFEGRSRSATVVLAYLMLRKKFTLLKAWNTLRRVHRRAQPNDGFAKILLDLDRKLHGKVSMEWQQRKPIMKVCPICGKNAGLSSSSLKLHLQKAHKKLSSGSVDSAMNMEIQKALDALKISRGGSVSPTQRQSSMIEEFES from the exons ATGACCAATGAGAATCAAGAAGACATGTACTCTCTTCAG agagaagaggagaaagaTTTCGATCTGGGATCGGACGAGCCTGAGGCCCCGTTGCCCCTCACTGTCACTTCTCGG GTGCTGTATATGTTGGGGGATATCACTGCAGGGCCGGCGTATCGGTTCGCCCAATGGCTTGAGCTGGTTCGTAAACGTAGCAGCAAGTACCGCTCTTCCGGATTCCCTAGACGAGCTGATAGCATGCCATTAAG TGCAGAAGAGTTGAGTCTTGATCAGGTTGATCCTCTACCATCTGAGCCAACAACAGAAGTAAGTTTATGGGAGAGACTTGGAAAAGCTGCGGTTTCGGACATTGAATCAAGCACCTTTTCGTGGAACATGCTGTCTTCTCTTCACCACACGGAGCACAATAGTAGTACTGAACAGTCCGAGGATGAAACTAATAAAGCATTAGAG GTGACTGTAAATTCTGGAGGTGTTGTGTTTTTTGCGCTATTTAACGAACTTGAAAACGATGATGCTTCTCCAAAGGAAGCTGCAGCTGTTATAAAGATATCCTCTTCAAGGATGGCAACACAATCAGAACGTCTTGGCTATGAATTTGCAAAGTGGCTAGGTGTCCAAACTCCACAA GCCAGGGTTATTCATAACTGTAGTCCAGAGTGGTTACAGATCAAGGAAGCTGCAGAAAAAGCAAAAGATGCAGCTATTTCAGAAGGTGACGAGATTGTGGAAATGACGTGTTCAGAACTTCTGGAAGCTCTTGAGCTAAGCCGGTGCCTTTTGCTAATGAA TTACATCCATGGGTCCCCTCTATTGGAGAGCTCAAATGCATTTGATTCACGAGAAGCAGGAGAAAGGACTGCAGCTGCCCTAGGTAGGGTTTTGATGTTGGATCTTGTCATAAGAAATGAAGATCGACTTCCATGTCGCCATCTGAGATGGCGCGGAAATCCTGCAAACTTATTGTTAGCTGATAAAGTGAGTTCTGTGAACATGGATGCATTAGCGGCAGCCTTTGATTCTGCAATTGATAGATATAGGCCGAGAGTGATTAGGGCACTTCAGAAAGAAAGAAGAGCTAATTCTGTAGATAGCAGAATAAGCACTCCTAACCCAGGATTAATATCACAGAGTTCTGACCTATCTGACATTACAGAATCTCCCAAATCCTGCAATCTGAGTGTAAGTCAAACTTCGAATGAGACAACATGTATGTATTTTCACGTTGTAGCTATAGACTCTGGGGTTCCCCGAAGACCACCTGCAGGAAAGCGTGCAAGTGATCAAGAAAATTATCCTAAGCTGGTTGAGCTCCTTATTAACAGTCCTGAGTATgcttcaaaattattatatgagatTACCGGAGGAAAATTAGGATCTTCTCCGGAGGCTTCTGATGCAATGAACAACAATCAGGCAGCTGACTTGGCTTCAATAGGGCATGAATTTCGGATTGGATTTAGAGCAGCTCTGCGTGACTTGCAGGGATTTCATATATTCCTTCTCACCCTTCATCAGAAACTAGATAGCGTCTTTCGAGTATTTCTTGGTGTTATCAACAGAGCTTCTGCTGGCGATCTTGAGAAAGAAGACATGGTAATTCCTGAGTCGCCATCACAATCTGCTGGTTTTGTAGGACATTGTCCTTCAACACCAAGCAAAGAACGGGTGCCAAGTGATACCTATTTGGATTCGAACGAATCTGAGTGTCAGAGAACAGCTCCTAGACCTTCATCCTCTGGATGCAGAGATAGTTTGGATTCTATGGTTTCTCCTAATTCACGTGATAGCCAAGGGAAGTGCCATAAGAGCAGTGGTGAACCACTTCGTAGTCTCCGCTTGACATCAAAACTCCGTGACTTTCACAAATTTGCTAAG GTAGATGCAGAATTAAATAAAGAATTGGAGCAATGGACTGAGATGCTTAAAAGTGATGCAATTAAAATGTGCCAGgaaaacaattttaatacaGGTTTCTTTGAAGGAAGTGATAGTAATTATGTGGTCGATGCTTATGAGCTGAAG GTCAGGCTTGAGCACATTCTGGAAAGGATATCATTGATTTTTGATGCAGCAAATACAGAAAAACCATCTGCAATCTCAGGCAGTCTGTTTATCGGTGGGGCACTTGCTGCTAGATCTGTACACACACTGCAACATATAGGAATCACACATATCTTATGTTTGTGTGCAAATGAAACTGGGCAGTCAGATTCCCAGTTTCCTGATTTGTTTGAATATAAAAACTTTTCT ATATGTGATGATGAAGATTCTAATATCAGTGCTCTCTTTGAAGAAGCACACACTTTTATTGACCATGTTGAAGAAAAGGGTGGGAAGGTTCTGGTTCATTGCTTTGAAGGGAGAAGCAGGAGTGCTACAGTAGTTCTCGCTTATTTAATGCTCAGGAA GAAGTTTACTTTGTTGAAGGCATGGAATACATTGAGACGAGTTCATCGCCGAGCCCAACCTAATGATGGCTTTGCAAAGATTCTTTTGGACCTAGATCGCAAGTTGCATGGTAAGGTTTCTATGGAATGGCAACAACGGAAGCCAATCATGAAGGTTTGCCCCATCTGTGGAAAGAACGCTGGCTTGAGCAGCAGTTCGCTTAAACTTCATCTGCAGAAAGCACACAAGAAACTATCATCTGGAAGTGTAGACAGTGCTATGAACATGGAAATACAGAAGGCATTAGATGCACTCAAAATTAGTCGAGGTGGAAGTGTCAGCCCTACTCAGAGACAATCTTCCATGATTGAAGAATTCGAATCCTGA